The genomic interval GGCGGACTCGAACCGTCGATGCAGCTGATGCTCTCCGCCGACCCCGATTCGTTCCTGGAGCGCGCGAGCCTGCAGCAGCGGCTCAGCGAGCGGGACGTGAACACCCTCCAGCTCTTCGAGGCGCAGCGCCGGGACCTCCAGCAGCAGCGGACGGAGGCCGCGCGGAAGCTCGCCGAGCTGGAGGAGACCCGCGGGGAGCAGCGCCGCAAGAAGGCGGAGGTGCAGGGCAAGCTGGCGAAGGCGCAGAAGCTGCTGAACAGCCTCAGCGCCAAGGAGCGCGCCCGGATCTCCCAGGAGGCGGACCGGGCCAACCGGGCCGGCGCCCGCGCGGACCTCGGCGACGAGAAGAGCGCCTCCTCGCGCGCCGCCGCCGCGTTCGCCGCGGCCCAGAGCCGGGTGGGGCTGCCGTACGTGTGGGGGGCGAGCGGCCCGGGGTCCTTCGACTGCTCGGGGCTGACGTCCTGGGCCTTCCGGCAGGCGAACGTGAACATACCCCGTACGTCCCAGGCGCAGGCGAGCGCGGGCACCCGGATCGACTCGCTCGGCGACCTGCGGCCCGGCGACCTCGTCATCATGCGGACCGACCTCAGCCACGTGGGCTTCTACGCGGGCAACGGGCAGATCCTGCACTCGCCCAAGCCGGGGGCGCAGGTGCGCTACGAGTCGATCGCGCGCAGCGGCATGCCGTTCATGTGGGGCGTCCGGATCTGACCCCGCCCCCGCTCCCCCGCGTGGTTCAGAACGGGCCGCAGCCGAGCAGCAGGGGGAACAGCGGGGCGCCCGCCGCGGCCAGGGCGACGCCGAACCGGGTCGCGCCGTGCGGCCTCGGCTGCGGGGTGAGGACCCGGCGGAGCCGGATCAGGGCGCTGGGGCCGCCCATCCCGAGGGCCGGCCGCGGCACGCGTCCCGCCGCCACCTCGCACAGGGCGGTCGCGAGGGCGTCCCGCGAGTGGAGGCGCAGGGCGGTGTCGTCGGCGGCCATCTCCAGCAGGAGCAGCGACTGTTCCTGTGCGTGCCGGGCGAGCGGCAGCTTCGGGAACGCACGGGCGAAGGCGCGCAGGAGCATCTGGACCAGGTGGTGGCGGCCGTCGATGTGCGCGCGCTCGTGTGCGAGGGCGGCGCGCAGCTGCTCGTCGTCCAGGGCGTCGAGGGCGCCCCGCGTGACGACGACGCGGGCCGGCCGGGCCGGGAGGCAGTACACGGCGGCCACCGGGTGCTCGACGACCGTCGCCCCGTACGCGGGTGAGGGGCGCCCGATCAGACGCAGGGTGTCGAGCTGCCGGCGGCGCTCGGCCCGCGCGGTCCATGCCGTGCGCAGCAGCCAGAACAGGGGCAGCGCGACGACGGACCCCGCCGCGGCGAGTCCGGCGGCGTCCCAGAGCGTCGGGTCCGCGACGACGACGGTTTCCGTGGCGCCCGTGGCGTCGGCGAGGAGCCCGCAGGCGCTGAGCAGACCGACGAGACCTTCGTGCACATGACGGTCCGTCATCACCAGGTGGTGGGCGGCGAGCGCGG from Streptomyces showdoensis carries:
- a CDS encoding NlpC/P60 family protein is translated as MASHRRPKPSRPRYAGVLTTTAAAAVALSAQSAWADPAPDPRKKGVQAEIDRLYEAATQATEKFNGAKEKADALQKQVDSLQNATARKQGELNRLRDRVGSLAAAQYRGGGLEPSMQLMLSADPDSFLERASLQQRLSERDVNTLQLFEAQRRDLQQQRTEAARKLAELEETRGEQRRKKAEVQGKLAKAQKLLNSLSAKERARISQEADRANRAGARADLGDEKSASSRAAAAFAAAQSRVGLPYVWGASGPGSFDCSGLTSWAFRQANVNIPRTSQAQASAGTRIDSLGDLRPGDLVIMRTDLSHVGFYAGNGQILHSPKPGAQVRYESIARSGMPFMWGVRI
- a CDS encoding M56 family metallopeptidase — encoded protein: MITSALLAGYALLVGAVVPRFLARAPWPHRAPALAVAVWLLLMLTFVVSAALAAHHLVMTDRHVHEGLVGLLSACGLLADATGATETVVVADPTLWDAAGLAAAGSVVALPLFWLLRTAWTARAERRRQLDTLRLIGRPSPAYGATVVEHPVAAVYCLPARPARVVVTRGALDALDDEQLRAALAHERAHIDGRHHLVQMLLRAFARAFPKLPLARHAQEQSLLLLEMAADDTALRLHSRDALATALCEVAAGRVPRPALGMGGPSALIRLRRVLTPQPRPHGATRFGVALAAAGAPLFPLLLGCGPF